A single window of Watersipora subatra chromosome 9, tzWatSuba1.1, whole genome shotgun sequence DNA harbors:
- the LOC137404097 gene encoding 4-pyridoxate dehydrogenase-like: MQRTYTQHARVLGGGSSVNWLIYARGHKDDYDSWEKLGCTGWGWDNVLPYYKKMEDYFMPDEELGHGGPLTISDNTNYGISDIMIRAAAELGIPQNSSYNSGVNNGVSTVHNSTTSGQRASTAKAYLRPAMSRPNLHVVTEAHTTKVVLFEGKRAVGVQFVRNGGFSYKVFANKEVIVSAGAINSPHLLMLSGVGPKEELEKHGISLVADLPVGKNYQDHAAILRHVYFEDAGNAGTFDLAELTKRSAQLKHCLSGSGLLAANPTQSMNFLNVENDNYACYKSMPQLQVTSLGLCLGASKYDSHLKSLNLTSWIESRYFESVYRCGTLIAIVLLHPQSIGSITLASADPLERPLIDPKLFTHPKDKEAARVGFKFVGDLMKTKTLASLGAYMLDERYPTRDRIAPELETTSSEYYDEIIKHISCVLYHPAGSCKMGAIGDPSAVVDPQLKVQGGIEGLRVVDNSIMPHLTSGNTNAPAIMIGEKASDIILQSYR, translated from the exons atgcaGCGGACATACACTCAGCATGCTCGAGTACTGGGAGGTGGAAGCTCTGTTAACTGGTTGATCTATGCTAGAGGACACAAGGATGACTATGACAGCTGGGAGAAGCTCGGGTGCACAGGCTGGGGCTGGGATAATGTGCTGCCTTATTACAAGAAGATGGAAGATTATTTCATGCCTGATG AAGAATTGGGTCATGGAGGACCGCTGACCATATCTGACAATACCAACTATGGCATCAGCGATATTATGATAAGAGCGGCTGCTGAACTCGGAATTCCTCAGAATTCCTCATATAACAGCGGAGTCAATAATG GTGTGTCCACTGTTCACAATTCAACTACAAGTGGCCAGAGAGCTAGCACTGCGAAAGCCTATCTTAGACCTGCTATGTCAAGGCCAAACCTACATGTTGTCACAGAGGCTCATACAACAAAGGTG GTACTCTTTGAGGGCAAAAGAGCCGTTGGTGTGCAGTTTGTACGAAACGGTGGATTCTCCTACAAAGTGTTCGCAAATAAAGAAGTCATTGTATCTGCAGGAGCAATTAACTCTCCACATTTGCTCATGCTGTCTGGTGTTGGACCAAAAGAGGAACTGGAAAAGCATGGG ATTTCTTTAGTCGCTGACTTGCCCGTGGGAAAAAACTACCAGGACCATGCGGCTATACTAAGACACGTGTACTTTGAAGATGCTGGAAATGCTGGGACATTTGATCTAGCAGAGCTCACCAAAAGATCGGCTCAACTGAAACACTGTCTCAGCGGTTCAG GGTTGCTGGCTGCAAATCCGACTCAGTCTATGAATTTCTTGAATGTAGAGAATGATAATTATGCATGCTATAAGAGCATGCCTCAACTCCAAGTCACCTCTCTGGGTCTGTGCCTTGGAGCCTCTAAGTATGACAGCCACCTCAAGTCCCTCAATCTCACTTCATGGATT GAATCCCGATACTTTGAAAGTGTTTACCGATGTGGAACACTGATAGCTATTGTCCTGTTGCACCCTCAGAGTATCGGCAGCATAACCCTAGCCAGCGCTGACCCTCTAGAAAGGCCTTTGATTGACCCTAAACTTTTCACTCATCCAAAGGACAAAGAGGCTGCCAGAGTGG GGTTCAAGTTTGTTGGAGACTTAATGAAGACAAAGACTCTGGCTAGCTTGGGGGCCTATATGCTAGATGAGAGGTACCCAACTCGAGACAGGATAGCCCCAGAACTCGAGACTACTTCATCAGAATATTATGATGAGATCATTAAGCACATAAGCTGTGTGCTTTATCATCCTGCCGGATCTTGCAAGATGGGGGCTATTGGAGACCCTTCAGCAGTTGTGGATCCTCAGCTAAA AGTACAGGGAGGAATAGAAGGTTTGAGAGTGGTAGACAACTCCATAATGCCACACCTCACCTCTGGTAACACCAATGCACCCGCCATCATGATAGGAGAAAAGGCGTCTGATATCATACTGCAGAGTTACAGATGA